The genomic region GAACGGCGAAGGGTGAGGTTCCGAGAAAAAGAATCTGCATATTATTCGCGCGTGCTGGGGGGCTCGCCCTCATCCTCGTCTTCGTCGTCCCCTTCCTCTTCGCCGCGTCCCCAGCGCAGGGAATCCGGATCCGCGCGGTCGATGAAGAGGATGCCTTCGAGATGGTCGAATTCATGCTGAATGACGCGGGCGCCCAGGCCTTCCTCGCGCAGCCGCACCGGGTTGCCGTACTGGTCCATGCCCTTGACCACGACTTCATTCGCGCGCAGGACATCGCCGTACAAGCCCGGTATGGAGAGACAGCCTTCGACGCCCAATTGCTCGCCCTTGCGCTGCAAAATCTTGGGATTGATAATGGCGTGGAACCCATCTCCGGCGTCGTAGACGAAGATGCGCTTCAAAATGCCAAGCTGCGGCGCGGCGAGGCCGACGCCGTTCGCGTCGCGCATGATTGTTTCCATGCGGCTGACGAGTTCGGCGATGTCTTCGGTGAATTGCGCCACCGGCTTGGAATTCTCGCGGAGAATCCGTTCGCCTTCGCCTTCGTATTTTACGATCGGGTCGCCTTCTCGAATGAGTTCCGTCAATTTCGCGGCGGTCTTCGCCATGGGTCGTGCTCTCCCGCAGGCCGCGGCGGCGGCAAATATCTCGGATAAGTATGAATACCTATGATGATTATAGCATTGTGAGCGGATCAATATCAAGGGACAAACCCTGACGGTCCGAGGCGCTCAAGCTCTCCAGCATCGCCCGCAGCGCTGTCAGCAGCGTCGATTTCTTCGGCGTGCGCGCCACGATGTGCCACCGATATCGATTTCGGAGGCGCGACAGCGGGCAGGTGACCGGCCCGAGCAGCGTCACCGGCAGATCGTGCGTCTCGATCGCCTGGCGCAGCGTCTCCACGACGATCTGGCTGCGCCCCGCCGCCGCCGTTTCGTCCTCGTCGGAGATCACCAGGTTCGCCATGTGTGAAAACGGCGGATAGCTCAGCTCCTGCCGCGTTTCGATCTCCTCGGCGTAGAAGTTCAAGTAATCGTGCTCGGCGGCGCGCAGCACGCTGGCGTGGTCGGGGCTGAAGGTCTGGACGAAGACTTCGCCGGGCCGTCCGCCGCGTCCCGCGCGTCCCGCGACTTGGGTCAGCAGCTGAAAAGCCCGCTCTCCCGAGCGGAAGTCCGGCACATTGAGCGCCGTATCGGCGCTGACCACTCCCACCAGCGTGACATTGGGGAAGTCCAGTCCCTTCGCCACGATCTGCGTGCCGATCAAGATATCCGCCTCGCCCCGGCGGAAGGCGCGCAGGGTTTCGGCGTGCGCGCCTTTGCGCGCCATGGTGTCGCGGTCCATGCGCAGCGTGCGCGCCTCCGGGAACGCCTGATGAACGGCGTCCTCCACCTTCTCCGTCCCCAGTCCGAAGGGCCGGATACGCAGGCCGCCGCACATCGGGCAGCCGGCCGGGGCGGACGCGCGGAAGTCGCAGTGGTGACACTGGAGCAGGCGCGCTCCATGGTGATAGGTCAGCGAAACATCGCAATGCGGGCAGACCGGCGTGTGGCCGCAGTCGCGGCACAGCAAAAACGTCGCGAAGCCGCGCCGGTTCAGAAACAGGATCGTCTGCTCCTGGCGCTCCAAGCGATCCGTGATCGCGTCCATCAGAGCGACGCTGAAGATCGAGCGTGCCGGCGAGGGCGCTTCTTCCTCGGCCGCGCCGGCGCCGGGCGCCGCGGCGGGCTTGCGTTTTTCTGGCTTCTTACGAAATTCTTCCCGCAGATCGACAATATGAACCGGCGGAAGCGGGCGGTTGCTGATCCGTTCGGAAAGTGTCACGAGATGGTAACGTCCCATCTTCGCGCGATAAAAGCTTTCCAGGGACGGCGTCGCGCTTCCCAGGACCACCACGGCGCCGGAGCGGTCGGCGCGCCGCAGGGCGGCGTCGCGGGCGTGGTAGCGCGGTGAGGAGTCTTGTTTGTAGGAGCCGTCGTGCTCTTCGTCGAGAACGATCAGGCCGAGCCGCGCCACGGGGGCGAACACCGCCGACCGGGCGCCCAGCACCACGCGCGCCGCGCCGCTCTTGATGCGCTGCCACTCGTCGTAGCGCTCGCCCAGCGAGAGCGCCGAATGCAGCACGGCGACATCGTCTTCGCCGAACCGCGCTTTGAAGAGATCCAGGAGCTGTGTTGTCAGGCCGATCTCGGGCAGAAGGATCAGGGCGTTTTGATCCTGCGCCAGCGTCCGCGCGACCAGGTCCAAATAGACTTCGGTCTTGCCGGACCCCGTCACGCCGTGCAGCAGCGTCACCGAACCGTCCTGGAGGGCGATGCGCGCGCCGATCTCCTTCGTCGCCTGCGCCTGGGCGTCGGTGAGCGGCGGCGCGGAATCGGCGACCATGCCGAAAAATCGGAACGGATTGCGATGCACCGTCGCCTCCGCGTAGGCCGCGAGCCCCTTTTCGGCGAGCGCGCGGGCGGAGGCGTGCGCGCCCGGGCCGATGGCGATTCCGGCGTTCGGCGGCGCGCCCAGCGGCTGCGTGGGCGCGGCGCTTTCGATCAGCGCCCGCAGCATCTCCGACTGCCGCTTGGAGCGCGTCTTCTCCATCCGCGCCGCTTCCTGCTCCGCCACTTCCAGATCGACCGCCAGTCGCAGGATCCGCACTTTCTTCGCCCGCGCCTTGGGCAGGCTCACCGATCGGGTCTCGCTCAAGGCGCCCTTCTTGCGCAGTTCCGCGACGACCGGTCCGACTTTGAGCGTGGGCAGCAGCCGGGAGAGCTGCGCCGGCGTCGCCGATCCGCCAAGCGACGCCAGCGCGTCCGCCACGGCGTGCTGCGGCTGCGAGCGCGTGAGCGCCAGCAGGTCTTCCCAGTCCTCGGACAGGGTCAGCGTTGTCTTGATCGCGCTGCCCAGCACTTCGGGAGCGATCAGCCGCACGGCTTCCTGAAGTTCACACAAAGTCTCGCGCGACACCCATTCGGCGAGCTCGAAAAGCTCGCGGTCGAACGCCGATCCATTTTCGATCCGCGCCGTCACCGGCCGGATCTTGGACGCCGGGATATCGTCCGGCGGCTCCGGGCTCAGCCCCACCACATAGCCCGTCGCCAGCTGCGCGCTGAACGGAACGACCACGGCGTCTCCGATCTGGAGCGTCATGGCGTCCGGAATCCGGTAAGTGAATGGCTGGTTCAGACCGGGCGCTTCAAGTTGAACGACGACTGCGGCGTACAAAGGGGATTTCCTGACAAAAGAGATACAATAATTATACTCGGTTGGCGGCGTTTGCCGGCCAAATGTATTCGGGGCAATCCCCGCCGGGAACTCTGCTTGCTTCCCATACGCTATCCTTGACGGCGGCGCGCACGGAATGCTATGATATCCACCATATGCGTATTTTTGCGGCCATGGATATTGGAACGAATTCGATCCGTCTTGCAGTCGTCGAACTGCAGGAAGGTCTTGCCTGGAATGTGCTCGCATCGCAGAAGCAAGTGGTGCGGCTGGGCGAAGGCGAATTTGACGAAACATCGAAGAACCGGTCGAAGAAGGCCGGGGCGGAGCCTCGCCATAAGCTGACCGATGAGGCGATCGCGCGCGGCGCGCTGGTCTGCGCCCGCTTCGCCGAAGTGGCGCGCGGATACGGGGCGACGGAGATCGTTGCGCTCGCGACGGCGGCGGCTCGCGAGGCGGAAAACCGCGACGAGTTTGTCGATCAAGTGCGGGAACTGGCTGATCTGGACGTGCGGGTCATCTCCGGCCAGGAGGAAGCGCGCCTGATCTATCTGGGCGTCTCCAGCGGCGTCGATCTGCCGGCTAATAAAAAAGCGCTCTTTATCGACATCGGCGGCGGCTCCACCGAGCTGATCGTCGGCGACAGCAGCCGTTTCTACTATCTCGACAGCCTGAAACTGGGCGCGATCCGTTTGACCTCGGGATTTGTCGCCGATCCGACGCGGCCGGTGACGCCGGCCAACTGGGCGCTGCTCCAGCGCGAAGTGCAGTCGGCGCTGGCGCCGGCGGCGCGCGCCATTGCCGCCGAAGGCTTTTCGGTGATGTACGGCTCCTCCGGCACCGCGACCAACCTGGCCGAGATCGCGGCGCACGCGAGCGGCGCCGCGATCCCGACTTCGTTTCGCAACCACGAGTTTCTGCTGACGGATTTGCAGGCGATTACCAAGCGGCTATGCGCGCTGCCGATGGATCAGCGGCGGCGCGTTCCGGGCATCAACCCGGAGCGCGCGGACATTATTATCGGCGGCGCGGCCATTCTCCAGACGGTGATGGAGACGGTTGGCGCGACGAGCATCCGTATCTCGGATCGGGGACTGCGCGAGGGGATTGTCGTCGACCACCTGCGCCGCGAAGCGGGCGGCGCCACCCTTCAGGAAGCGGTGGGGGCGCGGCGCGGCTCGATCCAGCAGTTGATGCGCGCGACGAATGTGGATGAAGCGCACGCCCTGCATATCGTCCGCCTTTCCCTGCGGCTTTTCGATCAGTGGAAGGCGCTGGGGCTGCATGATTACGGCCGCTCGCGCGAACTTTTGGAATACGCCGCCCTGCTGCACGACTGCGGGTTTTTCATCTCGCACACCGACCACCAGCAGCACTCGTATTATATCATCCGGCATTCGGAGCTCCTCGGGTTCAATGACCGCGAGGTCGAGATCATGGCGTGCCTGGCGCTGTACCACCGCAAGAGCGTCCCGCGCCTGAAGCACCCGACATTCGCCAATCTCGACGCCAAAACGCGACGGCTCGTCAAGACGCTTTCGTGCGCGCTGCGTCTGGCCGAGGCGCTCGACCGGGGACATCTGGCCCAGGTGAAAGACGTGCGGTGCGAGCGTCTGGCGAAACCGGATCGTATCCGTATGACATTGGTGAGCTCCAGCGACGCGCAGCTGGAGTTTTGGGCCGCGCTGGCGCAGGCCCCCGCGTTCGAGAAAACATTCGGTCTGCCCCTGGATGTTCAGGTCGCTTCGGCCTGAACACCATCGCGCCGATAAGGGAATCACAAGTCCGCACAATGCAGAGCATTACGCGAATATTACGTCAGCCGGGCGTACTGCCGTTTTTGGCCTTGCTGGCCGTCGGCGTCGACACGCTGGGCATTTACCTCTATCTCTCTCAGCGCGACTACCTGCTGAATCCCGTCTGGATCTACCTCACGTTCTACACGGCGCTCTTTCTCTTGTACGCGTACGCGGGCGGGCGAATCATTCCGAAGATTGATGTGCGCCACACGAAAGCCGCCGCGGTGATGATCGTCGTGTGCGGCGTTCTTTTCCGCGCCGCCGTGCTGCCTGCGCCTCCTTCGCTTTCCACCGACATGTACCGTTATGTCTGGGACGGAAAGGTCGCCGTTCATGGAATCAATCCCTATCGCTGGGCGCCGAACGCGCCGCAGCTGCGCCCGCTGCGCGATTCCATGTGGAGCGTTACTGAGTACAAGGCGTACCAGACGATCTATATGCCGGTCTCGCAGGCGTTCTTTGCCGGCAATTACGTTCTGTTCGGCCACAACTTGATTGGATATAAGGCGGTCTACGCGTCGCTGGACGCCGGCGTGGTGCTGATGATCCTGGCAATGCTGAAACGACTCAAGCGGCCGCTCACGTCGGTGATCTGGTATGCCTGGTGTCCGCTGCCGATTACGGAAGTGGCGCTGGCGGGGCATCAGGATGTGGTCGGCGTGTTCTTCTTGATGCTGGCGTTTCTCCTGGTGGTGCGCCGAGGTTCGGTCAACCGAATCGCCGTGGCGCTGACGTGCGCCATTCTCACCAAAGGCTTCGCGCTGCTGCTGATCCCGCTGTTCTGGCGTCGTTACGGCAAGGCGTTCCTCGTGCCCTCGATCATCTCCCTGAGCATTCTCAGCCTGCCGCTCGTCGCCTGCCTTCCCGAGTTTTTACACGGAATGCAGCAGTATCTCAAGACGGTCCATGTCAATTCCGGCCTGTTCCAATGGATGGATATGGCGCTGTCCCACATCACGGTCGCGCATTCCCAGGTCGCGGCGATGATCAGCAACGCGGCCATTGTCGCCGTCGCGATCTGGTCAGTGCGCCGGCCGGTCAACACGGATCAGGAGCTTCTGCGCCGGTCGTTTATCGTGCTGGCGGCGACGCTGATGGTGGTGCCGACGCTGTTCCCCTGGTATCTGGTCTGGGTGACGCCCTTCCTGTGCCTGATCGGCCGGCGTCCCTCCTGGGCGTTCGTGCTGCTGGTCTGTTTGATCGGCCTGCTCTACACCTACTATATCTCAATCCAGTTCCAGTGGTGGACCCCCGTGCTGGAGTACGCCCCGTTCTATCTGGTGCTTGCCTGGGAGTACTGGGTCTGGCGCAACCGGCGGCGCAACCCCGATGGACAGCTGCCGTTTGTCGGCGACAGCCTCGCCCAGCGGATGACGATGATGCTCGCGGAGGCCGTGCGCCAGGAGCCCAACAAAGCGTGAGCGTGCGTATCGCCACGTACAACATCCGTGGCGGCCTGGGCGTGGATAACGTCCGTTCTTTGCCGCGTATCGCCGATGTCATTCGGGGGTTGGACGCCGATGTCGTCTGCCTTCAGGAAGTGCATCAGAATCTCCCCTGGTCTGGCTTCGCCAATCAGCCGCGCCGCCTGGGCAAGCTGCTCGGCGCCAACGTTCTCTTTCAGCGCAATCTTTCACTCTGGTTTGGGGGATTTGGAAACGCCGTGGCGACAACGGCGCCGGTGATCCATGTGCGGCGCCACGCGCTGCCCGGGGGGCGGGAGCCGCGCGGCTGCCTGGAAGTCCGATTGGAGACGAGGGTGGGGGCGCTGACGCTGTTCAGCACGCACTGGGGGCTGAGCGACGGCGAACGCCGATTGCAGGCGCTGCGCGTGGCGGAACTCGTCCGCGCCGCCCAAACACCGGTCGTGCTTTGCGGTGATTTCAACGAAGGTCCGGACGCCGGCAATGTGCGGCTGCTTCTGGAGGAGGCCGGGCTGCAAGACGCCGGGGCGGGGGGCGGCTTCACCTACCCGGCGGACGCGCCGCGCGCCCGGATCGACTTTATCCTTCACGACGATTTGCTGTCGGCGGACGGATTTCAGGTTAAGCCCGCCATCGCGTCGGACCACTTCCCCGTTTTTGTAAATTTTAAACGCAATCCATGAACTTTTTACGCATTATTCTGCGTATTAGTAACAGGTGACGCTTTCTCCCCGTGACCATGAGCCTCCGCCCACTGGTTCGCCGCGAAGTAGAGGTGAATGCCTTTGCTCGCGATTACCGATCCCGCCAGCGCCATCAAACCCAGCAGACCGATCCGCATGACGTAAGTCGCCAGCGCCGCGCCGATATTGGCGGCGGGAGGCGCCGTTGCGCCCTTCGCCACCGGCAGCGCCAATCCTGGAACCGGAGATTGGAACAGATGCATCGCTTCCATGAACACGAAGCAGAGCATGGCGATCCCGGCCAAAAAAACGAGGATGGCGATCAGACGCCCAGGGAGGTCTGTGAGGGATTTCGACTGAGGCATTCGGAGATTCCTGTTTCGTTCAACTTCTGCCAATAATATCACAGTGAGCGGCGTCAAGTCAAGGAACGCCGATTTCGCGAATTGCAGAAAGTCGTGGTAAAATTATCTATGGCATCGCTTCCTGTTTTTCTTCGGCGTGCGCTGACCGTGACCGCCGTTATTTCCGCGCTTGGCATGACCGGCGCGCAGCGAACTCAAGCAGAAATTGTCGTTTCAGGAACGAATGCGGTGGTCTGTCCGCCGCTTCAGGCCTGGTGCGAACACCATATCCCTCGGATGTTTCAGC from Capsulimonas corticalis harbors:
- a CDS encoding Ppx/GppA phosphatase family protein, coding for MRIFAAMDIGTNSIRLAVVELQEGLAWNVLASQKQVVRLGEGEFDETSKNRSKKAGAEPRHKLTDEAIARGALVCARFAEVARGYGATEIVALATAAAREAENRDEFVDQVRELADLDVRVISGQEEARLIYLGVSSGVDLPANKKALFIDIGGGSTELIVGDSSRFYYLDSLKLGAIRLTSGFVADPTRPVTPANWALLQREVQSALAPAARAIAAEGFSVMYGSSGTATNLAEIAAHASGAAIPTSFRNHEFLLTDLQAITKRLCALPMDQRRRVPGINPERADIIIGGAAILQTVMETVGATSIRISDRGLREGIVVDHLRREAGGATLQEAVGARRGSIQQLMRATNVDEAHALHIVRLSLRLFDQWKALGLHDYGRSRELLEYAALLHDCGFFISHTDHQQHSYYIIRHSELLGFNDREVEIMACLALYHRKSVPRLKHPTFANLDAKTRRLVKTLSCALRLAEALDRGHLAQVKDVRCERLAKPDRIRMTLVSSSDAQLEFWAALAQAPAFEKTFGLPLDVQVASA
- a CDS encoding endonuclease/exonuclease/phosphatase family protein, whose product is MSVRIATYNIRGGLGVDNVRSLPRIADVIRGLDADVVCLQEVHQNLPWSGFANQPRRLGKLLGANVLFQRNLSLWFGGFGNAVATTAPVIHVRRHALPGGREPRGCLEVRLETRVGALTLFSTHWGLSDGERRLQALRVAELVRAAQTPVVLCGDFNEGPDAGNVRLLLEEAGLQDAGAGGGFTYPADAPRARIDFILHDDLLSADGFQVKPAIASDHFPVFVNFKRNP
- the def gene encoding peptide deformylase, which produces MAKTAAKLTELIREGDPIVKYEGEGERILRENSKPVAQFTEDIAELVSRMETIMRDANGVGLAAPQLGILKRIFVYDAGDGFHAIINPKILQRKGEQLGVEGCLSIPGLYGDVLRANEVVVKGMDQYGNPVRLREEGLGARVIQHEFDHLEGILFIDRADPDSLRWGRGEEEGDDEDEDEGEPPSTRE
- the priA gene encoding replication restart helicase PriA, encoding MYAAVVVQLEAPGLNQPFTYRIPDAMTLQIGDAVVVPFSAQLATGYVVGLSPEPPDDIPASKIRPVTARIENGSAFDRELFELAEWVSRETLCELQEAVRLIAPEVLGSAIKTTLTLSEDWEDLLALTRSQPQHAVADALASLGGSATPAQLSRLLPTLKVGPVVAELRKKGALSETRSVSLPKARAKKVRILRLAVDLEVAEQEAARMEKTRSKRQSEMLRALIESAAPTQPLGAPPNAGIAIGPGAHASARALAEKGLAAYAEATVHRNPFRFFGMVADSAPPLTDAQAQATKEIGARIALQDGSVTLLHGVTGSGKTEVYLDLVARTLAQDQNALILLPEIGLTTQLLDLFKARFGEDDVAVLHSALSLGERYDEWQRIKSGAARVVLGARSAVFAPVARLGLIVLDEEHDGSYKQDSSPRYHARDAALRRADRSGAVVVLGSATPSLESFYRAKMGRYHLVTLSERISNRPLPPVHIVDLREEFRKKPEKRKPAAAPGAGAAEEEAPSPARSIFSVALMDAITDRLERQEQTILFLNRRGFATFLLCRDCGHTPVCPHCDVSLTYHHGARLLQCHHCDFRASAPAGCPMCGGLRIRPFGLGTEKVEDAVHQAFPEARTLRMDRDTMARKGAHAETLRAFRRGEADILIGTQIVAKGLDFPNVTLVGVVSADTALNVPDFRSGERAFQLLTQVAGRAGRGGRPGEVFVQTFSPDHASVLRAAEHDYLNFYAEEIETRQELSYPPFSHMANLVISDEDETAAAGRSQIVVETLRQAIETHDLPVTLLGPVTCPLSRLRNRYRWHIVARTPKKSTLLTALRAMLESLSASDRQGLSLDIDPLTML